The proteins below come from a single Tsuneonella deserti genomic window:
- a CDS encoding DEAD/DEAH box helicase, with protein MTFADLGLSPELLKAVEAAGYSEPTPIQAQAIPPVLMMKDIVGIAQTGTGKTASFVLPMIDILGHGRRRALMPRSLILEPTRELAAQVAENFEKYGVNHDLKMALLIGGVQMGDQLKALSDGVDVLIATPGRLMDLIERGKILLTGCELLVIDEADRMLDMGFIPDIEFICSKLPSTRQTMLFSATMPPPIEKLAKKFLTNPKRIEVSRRASTNEDIAAFKVPVKARDKRSTLRWLLRNDLVDTAIIFANRKTTVREINKDLLSHGFSSGEIHGDMDQASRMKELERFKTGQVNILVASDVAARGLDVKGVSHVFNFDTPWHPDDYVHRIGRTGRAGAKGRAFTFVAEDDAEAIANVEKLTQAPIPVFGKKDLRVELKAPEPEPERQPRPEREERAERSPTDRDDRRPRERGRPRREREEAAHGSGRRGGVVREDPPRREERTSPAEIEREPILQPGEWNGPVPSFLGLSAL; from the coding sequence ATGACTTTTGCCGACCTCGGCCTTTCGCCCGAACTGCTAAAGGCGGTCGAAGCCGCCGGTTATAGCGAGCCCACGCCCATCCAGGCGCAGGCGATACCTCCGGTCCTGATGATGAAGGATATCGTCGGGATTGCGCAGACCGGCACGGGCAAGACCGCCTCGTTCGTGCTGCCGATGATCGACATCCTCGGCCACGGCCGCCGCCGTGCGCTGATGCCGAGGTCGCTGATCCTCGAACCGACGCGGGAACTCGCGGCCCAGGTAGCCGAGAATTTCGAGAAGTACGGCGTAAATCACGACCTCAAGATGGCGCTGCTCATCGGCGGCGTTCAGATGGGCGACCAGCTCAAGGCCTTGAGCGACGGGGTGGACGTGCTGATCGCCACGCCGGGCCGCCTGATGGACCTTATCGAGCGCGGGAAGATCCTGCTCACCGGGTGCGAGCTGCTGGTGATCGACGAGGCTGACCGGATGCTCGACATGGGGTTCATCCCCGATATCGAGTTCATCTGCTCGAAGCTTCCTTCCACCCGGCAGACGATGCTGTTCAGCGCGACGATGCCGCCGCCGATTGAGAAGCTGGCAAAGAAGTTCCTGACCAATCCCAAGCGGATCGAGGTCAGCCGCCGGGCCTCCACCAACGAGGACATCGCTGCCTTCAAGGTGCCGGTGAAGGCGCGTGACAAGCGTTCCACCCTTCGATGGCTGCTGCGCAACGATCTCGTCGATACCGCGATCATCTTCGCAAACCGCAAGACGACCGTTCGCGAAATCAACAAGGACCTGCTCAGTCACGGTTTTTCAAGCGGGGAAATCCACGGTGACATGGACCAGGCCAGCCGTATGAAGGAGCTGGAACGCTTCAAGACGGGGCAGGTCAACATCCTCGTGGCCAGCGACGTGGCCGCGCGCGGGCTGGACGTGAAGGGCGTAAGCCACGTGTTCAACTTCGACACGCCATGGCACCCGGACGACTACGTTCACCGCATCGGTCGCACCGGGCGCGCGGGCGCCAAGGGCCGGGCTTTCACATTCGTTGCGGAAGATGACGCCGAAGCGATCGCCAATGTCGAAAAGCTGACCCAGGCGCCTATCCCGGTCTTCGGCAAGAAGGACCTGAGGGTCGAGCTCAAAGCTCCGGAGCCGGAGCCTGAACGGCAACCCCGACCGGAGCGGGAAGAAAGGGCCGAACGCTCCCCGACCGACCGCGATGATCGGCGGCCCCGTGAACGCGGACGGCCGCGTCGTGAGCGGGAAGAGGCTGCCCATGGATCTGGCCGCCGTGGCGGCGTGGTCCGGGAAGACCCCCCGCGGCGTGAGGAGCGTACCAGTCCTGCCGAGATTGAGCGGGAGCCGATCCTGCAGCCGGGCGAGTGGAACGGTCCTGTCCCCAGCTTCCTCGGACTCTCCGCGCTCTAA
- a CDS encoding pseudouridine synthase, producing the protein MPSPTPEKAAGERIAKLLARAGVASRREVERMIAEGRVAIGGKVLDTPATIIPNLAGVTVDGKPVERAEPARVFAFHKPSGLITAEKDPKGRPTIYTALRNALPRGAPRVMPVGRLDMNTEGLLLLTNDGALKRALELPSSNVPRTYRVRAFGDITQPQLDDLIEGIEIDGVRYGKIEADLERGSGRNRWIVMTLTEGKNREVRRVLEHLGMQVSRLLRVGYGPFNLGDLPRGAVAEVPQVQVERLRKSLKL; encoded by the coding sequence ATGCCCTCCCCCACTCCCGAAAAGGCCGCCGGCGAACGCATCGCCAAGTTGCTCGCGCGCGCGGGCGTCGCCAGCCGGCGCGAAGTCGAGCGGATGATCGCCGAGGGACGCGTCGCGATCGGCGGCAAGGTGCTCGACACCCCGGCCACCATCATCCCGAACCTTGCGGGCGTTACGGTCGACGGCAAGCCGGTCGAGCGGGCGGAACCGGCGCGGGTGTTCGCCTTTCACAAGCCGTCCGGCCTGATCACCGCGGAAAAAGATCCCAAGGGCCGCCCGACGATCTACACCGCGTTGCGCAACGCGCTGCCGCGCGGCGCGCCGAGAGTAATGCCCGTCGGGCGTCTCGACATGAATACCGAGGGACTGTTGCTCCTGACGAACGACGGCGCGCTGAAACGTGCTCTGGAGCTGCCATCCTCCAACGTTCCCCGCACGTATCGCGTCCGCGCCTTTGGCGACATCACGCAGCCCCAGCTCGACGACCTCATCGAAGGGATCGAGATCGATGGCGTGCGCTACGGCAAGATCGAGGCCGACCTCGAACGCGGGTCGGGCCGAAACCGCTGGATCGTGATGACCCTTACCGAGGGTAAGAACCGCGAAGTGCGCCGCGTGCTCGAGCACCTCGGAATGCAGGTCAGCCGGCTGCTGCGGGTGGGCTACGGCCCCTTCAATCTTGGCGACCTGCCCCGAGGCGCGGTGGCGGAAGTCCCGCAAGTGCAGGTCGAGAGGCTGCGCAAGAGCCTGAAGCTGTGA
- a CDS encoding SapC family protein yields the protein MATAPQPTLPLFYNDLMPLNSRDHAKYRSNPGDGLTWLVNQHAVPLTSDEFIQAQRHFPIVFSSGEGSVPLALMGLNEGVNTFIDDGGKLIEDVYIPAYARRYPFLLARLAPDAQELSLCFDPASGLLTETDTGEALFEDDGKPAPLVQGALEFCQKFEEAGARTQAFVQELINKDLLMDGEIAITRNDDPDKPYIYRGFKMINEEKLRELDAETAKLWTGNGIMALIFAHLFSMDMMRHIFGRQAAQGKVPEQQGQPAA from the coding sequence ATGGCCACCGCGCCGCAGCCCACCCTGCCCCTGTTTTATAATGACCTGATGCCGCTCAACAGCCGCGATCATGCCAAGTATCGCAGCAACCCGGGCGACGGCCTCACGTGGCTGGTGAACCAGCATGCGGTACCGCTCACTTCGGACGAGTTCATCCAGGCCCAGCGCCATTTCCCGATTGTCTTCAGCTCGGGCGAAGGATCCGTCCCGCTCGCGCTCATGGGTCTCAACGAAGGGGTGAACACCTTCATCGACGACGGGGGCAAGCTGATCGAGGATGTGTACATCCCGGCTTATGCGCGCCGCTATCCGTTCCTCCTCGCGCGCCTGGCTCCGGACGCACAGGAGCTTTCGCTTTGCTTCGATCCTGCCAGCGGCCTGCTCACCGAGACAGACACCGGAGAGGCGCTGTTCGAGGACGACGGCAAGCCTGCCCCGCTGGTTCAGGGTGCGCTGGAGTTCTGCCAGAAGTTCGAGGAAGCCGGTGCCCGCACCCAGGCTTTCGTCCAGGAACTCATCAACAAGGATCTTCTGATGGACGGGGAGATAGCGATCACCCGCAACGACGATCCGGACAAGCCGTACATCTATCGCGGCTTCAAGATGATCAACGAAGAGAAGCTGCGCGAACTCGATGCGGAGACGGCCAAGCTGTGGACCGGCAACGGGATCATGGCGCTGATTTTCGCGCACCTGTTCTCGATGGACATGATGCGGCACATCTTCGGCCGCCAGGCGGCTCAGGGCAAGGTTCCAGAGCAGCAGGGCCAGCCCGCGGCCTGA
- the rsmD gene encoding 16S rRNA (guanine(966)-N(2))-methyltransferase RsmD produces MRVIAGEWRGRKLVSPKGDATRPTADRTRETLFNMLASRLGSFEGLSVVDLFAGSGALGLEALSRGAGSCLFVESDPAAVEAIRANVAALDARTRSEVRRGSVLELGPAKEPHDLILLDPPYGTGAAAVATDRLLRLGWIGAATWIAAETGADERFEVKTLSIVAERKVGKARLWLLRLDL; encoded by the coding sequence GTGAGGGTGATCGCGGGAGAATGGCGGGGGCGCAAGCTGGTATCCCCGAAAGGCGATGCCACGCGCCCGACCGCCGACCGCACCCGCGAGACTCTGTTCAACATGCTGGCGAGCCGTCTTGGCAGCTTCGAAGGGTTGAGCGTGGTGGACCTGTTCGCCGGGTCAGGCGCCCTGGGGCTGGAGGCGCTTTCGCGGGGGGCTGGTTCATGCCTGTTCGTGGAAAGCGATCCGGCAGCGGTCGAAGCCATTCGCGCCAACGTCGCAGCGCTCGATGCGCGCACCCGGTCCGAGGTACGCCGAGGTTCGGTCCTGGAACTTGGTCCGGCCAAGGAGCCGCACGATCTGATCCTGCTCGATCCCCCCTATGGCACGGGGGCAGCGGCGGTGGCGACCGATCGCCTGCTCCGCCTGGGATGGATCGGCGCGGCCACCTGGATCGCAGCCGAGACCGGCGCGGACGAGAGGTTCGAGGTCAAGACTCTCTCGATCGTCGCGGAGCGCAAGGTCGGGAAGGCCCGGCTGTGGCTGCTGCGGCTCGACCTTTAA
- a CDS encoding N-formylglutamate amidohydrolase produces the protein MDEQRDERGQPGGSIPGTNSPAFTLHLPPGAPLPVLIAVPHAGRDYPDDLLARMRDSTVSALRLEDRHADVLGKAIARSTGAGLLVAHAPRAMLDLNRSADDMDWSMVADSAPPSGTRHSLANRRARGGLGIVPRRLPGHGEIWKRRMERGDLENRLAGIHQPYHAALRGALHQLRDRWGAALLVDLHSMPPLPARTGGRPGAEFVIGDRFGASCDRALVAAAFSYLEAQGRQAAHNRPYAGGFVLDHHAAPARGIHALQIEVCRSSYLDGRLLEPSGRAAGVARLLSGLVRLLANEVASIARPGRFGLAAE, from the coding sequence ATGGATGAACAGCGCGACGAGCGGGGGCAGCCGGGAGGATCGATCCCGGGCACGAACTCTCCGGCTTTTACGCTGCATTTGCCGCCTGGTGCGCCGCTACCGGTATTGATTGCCGTCCCCCACGCCGGCCGGGATTACCCCGACGATCTCCTCGCGCGGATGAGGGATTCGACCGTATCCGCCTTGCGGCTGGAGGACCGGCATGCCGATGTGCTGGGCAAGGCGATCGCCCGATCGACCGGTGCGGGCCTGTTGGTCGCCCACGCGCCGCGGGCGATGCTCGATCTCAACCGCTCGGCGGACGACATGGACTGGTCGATGGTCGCCGATAGCGCCCCGCCTTCCGGCACGCGGCATTCACTGGCCAATCGGCGCGCGCGCGGGGGCCTGGGCATCGTTCCGCGAAGGCTGCCGGGGCACGGGGAAATCTGGAAGCGCCGCATGGAGCGAGGCGACCTCGAAAACCGCCTTGCCGGAATCCACCAGCCTTATCACGCTGCGCTCCGTGGCGCGCTGCACCAGCTACGCGATAGGTGGGGCGCGGCCTTGCTGGTGGACTTGCACTCGATGCCTCCGCTTCCTGCCCGAACAGGCGGACGTCCGGGGGCGGAGTTCGTCATTGGCGATCGCTTCGGGGCGAGTTGCGATCGCGCTCTCGTGGCAGCGGCATTTTCCTATCTCGAGGCGCAGGGGCGCCAGGCAGCGCATAACCGGCCCTACGCAGGCGGCTTCGTGCTCGACCACCATGCCGCGCCGGCGCGCGGCATTCACGCGCTGCAGATCGAGGTGTGCCGGTCCAGTTACCTCGACGGGCGCCTGCTGGAGCCGAGCGGAAGGGCGGCAGGGGTCGCGCGCCTGCTTTCCGGGCTCGTGCGCCTGCTTGCAAACGAGGTAGCCTCGATTGCGCGACCCGGCCGCTTTGGCCTTGCTGCGGAATAG
- a CDS encoding aromatic ring-hydroxylating oxygenase subunit alpha, producing the protein MNDTVTAPGKRPTAGQLALAEALARGETRPAGGITTVPASVYTDPEHFAHEKAALFDRLPQVLMPSALIPDPGMAVPHDLTGKPLLVTRDKEGMVHVFLNVCRHRGTRLVEGNEAECVARLVCPYHAWTYRLDGALLALPRPDSFPGLDKGDFHLVELPSCEAGGLIWYSPRDEADFTLARSLGEDMDAFGAPDHFLFRRKTHSVAGNWKLIMDAFLESYHVTRLHAKTIGPFFKDGVTSGDMIGPHARSAVGRVDELDGIDLTDMAALRRRVTFAYQLLPATVIIPSPDYINVMALWPQAQDHTLVEDFMLIPEPPANDKARDHWERSWALLDGGVFASEDFRAAELGQQGLSTGAVPELTLGTLEGGIRRFHETVSEALRAAN; encoded by the coding sequence ATGAACGATACCGTAACCGCGCCGGGGAAAAGACCGACCGCCGGACAGCTCGCCCTCGCCGAAGCGCTGGCGCGGGGCGAAACGAGGCCGGCCGGCGGGATCACCACTGTCCCTGCGTCGGTCTATACCGATCCCGAGCACTTCGCGCACGAGAAGGCGGCGCTGTTCGATCGCCTGCCGCAGGTCCTGATGCCGAGCGCGCTGATACCCGACCCAGGCATGGCAGTTCCGCACGACCTCACCGGGAAGCCCTTGCTCGTCACGCGAGACAAGGAGGGCATGGTGCACGTCTTCCTCAACGTGTGCCGCCACCGCGGAACGCGGCTGGTTGAAGGCAACGAGGCGGAATGCGTTGCGCGGCTGGTGTGTCCCTATCACGCCTGGACCTATCGGCTCGACGGCGCGCTGCTCGCCCTGCCCCGGCCGGACAGTTTTCCGGGCCTCGACAAGGGCGACTTCCATCTCGTCGAGTTGCCCAGTTGCGAGGCAGGCGGATTGATCTGGTACTCCCCGCGAGACGAAGCGGATTTCACACTCGCTCGCAGCCTGGGGGAGGACATGGACGCCTTCGGTGCGCCCGACCACTTCCTGTTCCGGCGCAAGACGCACAGCGTCGCGGGCAACTGGAAGCTGATCATGGACGCGTTCCTTGAAAGCTACCACGTAACCCGACTCCACGCGAAAACGATCGGCCCGTTCTTCAAGGATGGCGTGACCAGCGGCGACATGATCGGACCCCATGCCCGCAGCGCGGTTGGGCGAGTGGACGAACTGGACGGGATCGACCTCACCGACATGGCAGCCCTGCGCCGGCGGGTTACTTTCGCCTATCAGCTGCTGCCGGCCACGGTGATCATCCCGAGCCCCGACTACATCAACGTGATGGCGCTGTGGCCCCAGGCGCAAGACCATACGCTGGTGGAGGATTTCATGCTGATCCCGGAACCGCCCGCCAACGACAAGGCCCGCGACCACTGGGAACGAAGCTGGGCGCTGCTCGATGGAGGAGTGTTCGCCAGCGAGGACTTCCGTGCGGCCGAACTCGGGCAGCAGGGTCTGTCGACCGGCGCGGTGCCCGAACTCACGCTTGGCACGCTGGAAGGCGGCATCCGCCGGTTCCACGAGACCGTGAGCGAGGCGTTGCGCGCCGCCAACTGA
- a CDS encoding FAD-binding oxidoreductase, with protein MTDRSDFLEAAGAILGPRGFTRDAELMAPWLTDWRGRFTGRALALASPATTEEVSALVRLCAAHRVPIVPQGGNSGMCGGATPDDTGEAILLSLRRMDAIRSLDASERKVVCEAGVILQSLHDAAAREGVRFPLTLGGKGSATVGGLIATNAGGTQVLRHGSMRAQVLGLEAVLADGSVFSSLTPLKKDNRGFDLKQLLIGSEGTLGIVTAATLRLVPAVAVRAVLWAGIASLEAARALLLHCEDAAGEALEGFEVLSQETLGDVISHLPSARPPLGDAHPWHALIELVADRASAERLPELAETLLTGALERGLLEDATIAANETQAEQFWALRDAIAPAERARGPAVQHDISVAVERMPSFVEEAVPLVERSWPGTHAVAFGHLGDGNVHFHVIAPPGADPLAWQAGDGKKISAQVYELVTRWGGSISAEHGIGQLKREEFARLGDPVALAMLRAVKQALDPQSLLNPGKLVPLAPMHDNP; from the coding sequence ATGACCGATCGCAGCGATTTTCTCGAAGCAGCCGGCGCCATTCTGGGACCGCGCGGATTTACCCGCGATGCAGAACTCATGGCGCCGTGGCTAACCGATTGGCGCGGCCGCTTCACGGGACGTGCGCTTGCACTCGCCTCACCTGCCACAACGGAAGAGGTTTCCGCACTGGTGCGACTTTGCGCCGCGCACCGGGTGCCGATAGTGCCGCAAGGCGGCAACAGCGGAATGTGCGGCGGCGCCACCCCCGATGACACCGGCGAAGCGATTCTGCTTTCACTCCGGCGGATGGATGCGATCCGCAGTCTCGATGCATCGGAGAGAAAGGTCGTTTGCGAAGCGGGCGTGATCCTGCAGTCGCTGCATGATGCAGCCGCCCGGGAAGGAGTTCGATTCCCGCTTACCCTGGGCGGCAAGGGATCGGCCACGGTCGGCGGGCTGATTGCGACCAACGCCGGCGGTACGCAGGTTCTCCGGCATGGCTCCATGCGGGCGCAGGTCCTCGGTCTGGAGGCAGTCCTTGCGGACGGCAGCGTGTTTTCCAGCCTGACGCCGCTGAAAAAGGACAATCGCGGCTTCGACCTCAAGCAGTTGCTGATCGGCTCCGAAGGAACCCTGGGCATCGTCACTGCCGCCACCCTGCGGCTGGTGCCCGCCGTCGCCGTCCGCGCGGTTCTCTGGGCGGGGATCGCCTCGCTCGAAGCAGCACGGGCGCTGCTGCTGCATTGCGAGGACGCGGCAGGCGAGGCGCTGGAAGGTTTCGAGGTGCTGTCCCAGGAAACGCTTGGCGATGTCATAAGCCACCTGCCGTCGGCCCGCCCGCCGCTAGGCGATGCCCACCCATGGCACGCACTGATCGAACTGGTCGCCGATCGCGCGTCGGCCGAGCGGCTGCCCGAGCTGGCCGAGACATTGCTGACGGGCGCGCTCGAACGCGGCCTTCTCGAAGACGCTACGATTGCTGCAAACGAGACGCAGGCCGAGCAGTTCTGGGCGTTGCGCGACGCCATCGCGCCGGCCGAACGCGCCCGCGGCCCCGCGGTCCAGCACGACATCTCCGTTGCGGTCGAGCGGATGCCGTCGTTCGTGGAGGAAGCGGTGCCGCTGGTGGAGCGGTCCTGGCCCGGAACCCATGCGGTCGCTTTCGGCCACCTGGGCGATGGCAACGTGCACTTCCACGTGATCGCGCCCCCTGGCGCGGACCCGCTCGCGTGGCAGGCCGGAGACGGCAAGAAGATCAGCGCTCAGGTCTATGAACTGGTGACCCGATGGGGCGGTTCGATCAGCGCGGAGCATGGAATCGGCCAGCTCAAGCGCGAAGAGTTCGCCCGATTGGGCGATCCCGTTGCATTGGCCATGCTGCGCGCGGTGAAGCAGGCGCTCGATCCTCAGTCCCTGCTCAATCCGGGCAAACTGGTCCCGCTTGCACCGATGCACGACAATCCTTAA
- a CDS encoding ATP-dependent helicase codes for MSTDPAPPAPGRALAADDSAVPAYAATLNAPQREAVLTTEGPVLMLAGAGTGKTAALTARLAHLVATRRAWPSEILCVTFTNKAAREMRERVGRHIGPAVEGMPWLGTFHSIGAKMLRRHAELAGLQSNYTIIDTDDQIRLLKTLITGEGLDEKRWPARQLAGLIDRWKNRGLNPDDLDAVENEAYANGKGQRFYQLYQDRLKTLNACDFGDLLLHVLNVFRTHREVLEQYQQRFKYILVDEYQDTNQVQYLWLRLLAQERKNICVVGDDDQSIYSWRGAEVANILKFEKDFPGAKIVKLEQNYRSTPHILAAASGLINANSERLGKTLWTELPAGEKVRVIGVWDGPEEARRVGEEIQRLEREGAGLDQVAILVRAQYQTREFEDRFIQIGMNYRIIGGFRFYERAEIRDALAYLRVIASPADDLAFERIYNQPKRGLGAKTLESMHRHARATGLPLAAASLQLADSDELPARARGTIANLMGQFLRWRELAETTAPAELLRTVLAESGYDAMLQAEKSAESAGRAENLSELARAMEEYDSLGDFLEHVALVMDNDRADDGEKVTIMTIHAAKGLEFDHLFLPGWEEGVFPSQRALDEGGLASLEEERRLAYVAITRARRRCTILHAANRRIYGQWTSSIPSRFVGELPADHVTEETTLTGGASLWRAQMSEHEDPFAHLARAQPARTMTRGPGWQRALTTGYDTAPHRVREVTRSAASFAAEARSDIAVGQRVFHDKFGYGEVVDQEGNKLEIEFEQAGRKRVIDSFVTVA; via the coding sequence ATGAGCACCGATCCCGCCCCGCCCGCGCCCGGCCGCGCCCTTGCCGCCGACGACAGCGCGGTTCCGGCATACGCGGCAACCCTGAATGCGCCGCAGCGCGAGGCAGTGCTGACGACCGAAGGGCCGGTGCTCATGCTCGCGGGCGCCGGCACCGGCAAGACCGCCGCCCTGACAGCGCGTCTCGCCCATCTCGTGGCAACCCGACGGGCCTGGCCCAGCGAGATCCTTTGCGTCACTTTCACCAACAAGGCCGCGCGCGAGATGCGCGAGCGGGTCGGCCGGCACATCGGGCCCGCGGTGGAAGGGATGCCGTGGCTCGGCACGTTCCACTCGATCGGTGCGAAGATGCTTCGCCGCCATGCGGAGCTTGCCGGACTGCAATCGAACTACACGATCATCGACACCGACGACCAGATTCGCCTGCTCAAGACGCTGATCACGGGAGAGGGCCTGGACGAAAAGCGCTGGCCGGCGCGTCAGCTTGCCGGCCTGATCGACCGCTGGAAGAACCGCGGGTTAAACCCGGATGACCTCGATGCGGTGGAGAACGAGGCCTATGCAAATGGCAAGGGACAGAGGTTCTATCAGCTCTATCAGGACCGTCTGAAAACGCTGAACGCGTGCGATTTTGGCGATCTGTTGCTCCACGTTCTCAACGTCTTCCGAACCCATCGCGAGGTGCTCGAACAGTACCAGCAACGCTTCAAATACATCCTGGTGGACGAGTATCAGGATACCAACCAGGTTCAGTACTTGTGGCTCCGCTTGCTCGCGCAGGAGCGCAAGAACATCTGCGTGGTGGGCGACGATGACCAGTCGATCTATTCCTGGCGCGGCGCGGAAGTCGCCAATATCCTGAAGTTCGAGAAGGACTTTCCGGGCGCGAAAATCGTCAAGCTGGAACAGAACTATCGTTCCACTCCGCACATCCTGGCCGCCGCATCGGGCCTGATCAACGCGAACAGCGAACGGCTTGGCAAGACGCTGTGGACCGAGCTTCCGGCGGGCGAAAAGGTGCGCGTCATCGGCGTATGGGACGGACCCGAAGAGGCCCGGCGGGTCGGCGAGGAAATCCAGCGGCTCGAACGCGAAGGCGCGGGGCTGGACCAGGTCGCCATCCTCGTACGCGCACAATACCAGACCCGGGAATTCGAAGACCGCTTCATCCAGATCGGGATGAACTACCGCATCATCGGCGGCTTCCGGTTCTACGAGCGCGCGGAAATCCGCGATGCCCTCGCCTATCTGCGGGTGATTGCCAGCCCGGCCGACGATCTCGCCTTCGAACGGATTTACAACCAGCCCAAGCGCGGCCTCGGCGCAAAGACGCTTGAATCGATGCACCGTCACGCGCGGGCGACCGGCCTTCCGCTGGCCGCCGCCTCGCTCCAGCTTGCCGATAGCGACGAGTTGCCCGCCCGCGCCCGCGGGACGATCGCGAACCTCATGGGCCAGTTCCTGCGCTGGCGTGAGTTGGCGGAAACGACCGCCCCTGCCGAGCTGCTGCGGACGGTCCTCGCGGAAAGCGGTTACGATGCAATGCTGCAGGCCGAAAAAAGCGCCGAAAGTGCGGGCCGCGCGGAAAACCTCTCGGAACTCGCCCGCGCGATGGAGGAGTATGATTCCCTCGGCGATTTCCTGGAGCACGTTGCCCTGGTGATGGACAACGACCGTGCGGATGATGGCGAGAAAGTCACCATCATGACCATCCACGCGGCAAAGGGACTTGAATTCGATCATCTGTTCCTGCCCGGCTGGGAGGAAGGCGTCTTTCCCTCCCAACGGGCGCTGGACGAAGGTGGCCTTGCCAGCCTCGAAGAGGAGCGCCGCCTCGCCTATGTCGCCATAACCCGCGCCAGGCGGCGCTGCACGATCCTCCATGCCGCCAACCGGCGCATCTACGGCCAGTGGACCAGCTCGATCCCGAGCCGCTTCGTGGGCGAGCTTCCGGCCGACCACGTGACCGAGGAGACGACGCTGACGGGCGGGGCTTCTCTCTGGCGCGCGCAGATGAGCGAGCACGAGGATCCGTTCGCCCACCTCGCCCGGGCGCAGCCCGCGCGGACGATGACCCGAGGGCCCGGATGGCAGCGCGCGCTCACTACCGGCTACGACACCGCACCCCACCGCGTACGCGAAGTGACCCGCAGCGCCGCGAGCTTCGCCGCGGAGGCGCGCAGCGACATCGCGGTCGGCCAGCGGGTGTTCCATGACAAGTTCGGCTATGGAGAAGTGGTCGACCAGGAGGGCAACAAGCTCGAGATCGAATTCGAACAGGCGGGACGCAAGCGGGTCATCGACAGCTTCGTCACGGTGGCCTGA
- the cpdR gene encoding cell cycle two-component system response regulator CpdR: MNELPPIRILLAEDEDAMRTYLARALENAGYEVVSVDRGTDALPLLEDQHFDLLLSDIVMPEMDGIELAQRCNEVSPSTKVMFITGFAAVTLKASREQPRAKVLSKPFHLKDLVMEVDRVFHPDAAASL, encoded by the coding sequence ATGAACGAGCTTCCCCCGATCCGCATTCTCCTTGCCGAAGACGAAGATGCCATGCGTACCTACCTCGCGCGGGCGCTGGAGAATGCCGGCTACGAAGTCGTATCGGTCGATCGGGGCACCGACGCACTCCCGCTGCTTGAGGATCAGCACTTCGACCTGCTGCTATCCGACATCGTGATGCCGGAGATGGACGGGATCGAGCTTGCCCAGCGCTGCAACGAAGTCAGCCCGTCGACCAAAGTCATGTTCATCACCGGATTCGCCGCCGTCACCCTCAAGGCGAGTCGCGAACAGCCGCGCGCCAAGGTCCTGTCGAAGCCATTCCATCTCAAGGACCTGGTGATGGAAGTTGACCGGGTATTTCACCCCGATGCGGCTGCAAGCCTCTGA